The following are encoded in a window of Labrus bergylta chromosome 16, fLabBer1.1, whole genome shotgun sequence genomic DNA:
- the LOC109992961 gene encoding dehydrogenase/reductase SDR family member 7C-B isoform X2, producing MDPVWTTTVLLVPCVVVLTAGFFYLYGVVMGLLSKTSVRNKVVVISDSLSGLGKECAGVFHRGGARLILCGKSWEKLEELADDLANASDPTLTFPPKLVLLDFGDMDSMQEAIQEILECYGCLDVLILNSSMKVKAPAQTVSLQMDKLLMDNNYFGPATLAKGVLPSMISRRTGHLLLVNSIQGKLAVPFRTTYAASKHAVQAFFDCLRAEVEEYGISVSTINHTFISTSASGNSETPSSKSILSFLYTKKPLGVSPEEAATEIMKTLTNKSKEVLIAPSLPKVALYTRSFFPNVFFAVMAAGVNHAAASENM from the exons ATGGACCCGGTGTGGACCACCACAGTTCTGCTAGTACCATGTGTGGTGGTGCTCACAGCTGGATTTTTCTACCTGTACGGTGTGGTGATGGGCCTGCTGTCCAAAACATCAGTACGCAATAAGGTGGTGGTTATCTCTGATTCTCTGTCTGGGCTGGGAAAAG AATGTGCAGGCGTGTTTCACAGAGGGGGGGCTCGGCTGATCCTCTGTGGGAAAAGTTGGGAGAAACTTGAAGAACTTGCAGATGATTTGGCAAATGCCTCAGACCCGACTTTA ACGTTTCCTCCTAAACTGGTGCTGCTGGATTTTGGAGACATGGACAGCATGCAAGAGGCTATCCAGGAGATCCTTGAGTGTTACGGCTGCCTGGATGTCCTCATTCTCAACAGCAGCATGAAGGTTAAAGCCCCAGCTCAGACTGTGTCTCTGCAGATGGACAAATTGCTCATGGACAACAACTACTTTGGACCAGCCACGCTCGCTAAAG gtgtgctGCCGTCGATGATCTCCAGGAGAACTGGTCACCTGCTGCTGGTCAACAGCATCCAGGGGAAACTAGCTGTTCCATTTCGCACCACAT ATGCAGCCTCTAAACATGCAGTCCAGGCGTTCTTTGACTGCCTGAGAGCTGAGGTGGAGGAGTACGGCATCTCTGTGAGCACCATCAACCACACCTTCATCAGTACCTCGGCCTCTGGAAACAGTGAAACCCCTTCCTCTAAATCCATCTTGTCAT tccTGTACACTAAGAAACCTCTAGGTGTTTCTCCAGAAGAGGCAGCGACCGAGATCATGAAGACTCTGACTAACAAGAGCAAGGAGGTGCTGATTGCTCCCTCTCTCCCAAAGGTGGCACTCTACACCAGGTCCTTCTTTCCCAACGTCTTCTT
- the LOC109992959 gene encoding splicing factor U2AF 65 kDa subunit isoform X1 has protein sequence MSDFEEFEKQLSENRQERERERHKKRSRSGSPGRGDKHRSWSKERGSRSREKRSRSRERKSRDRRSSSRDHKKHSHSPRRTRKKRTCKYWDVPPPGFEHITPLQYKAMQAAGQIPTIALLATSTATGLSAAPTQVPIVGSQMTRQARRLYVGNIPFGVTEESMAEFFNAQMRLAGLSQAPSNPVLAVQINQDKNFAFLEFRSVDETTQAMAFDGIIFQGQSLKIRRPHDYRPLPGISEQPAFHVPGVVSTVVPDSPHKLFIGGLPNYLNDDQVFVSDCSLQVKELLMSFGPLKAFNLVKDSATSLSKGYAFCEYVDVCATDQAVAGLNGMQLGDKKLIVQRASVGAKNANPTSIIETPVTLQVPGLQMLQNSGMPTEVLCLLNMVMPEELVEDEDYEEILEDIKEECCKYGSVRSIEIPRPVDGVEVPGCGKIFVEYVSAADCQKAMQALTGRKFANRVVVTKYYDPDMYHRHEF, from the exons ATGTCTGATTTTGAGGAGTTTGAGAAACAGCTGAGTGAAAACCGACAGG agagagaaagagaacgaCATAAAAAGAGGAGTCGCAGTGGATCTCCAGGCCGAGGAGACAAACATCGCAGCTGGAGCAAAGAGCGAGGGAGCCGCAGTCGAGAGAAGAGGAGCCGCAGCCGAGAACGCAAGAGCCGCGACCGCCGGAGCTCCTCCAGGGACCACAAGAAGCACAG CCACTCTCCCAGGAGAACAAGGAAGAAAAGAACGTGCAAATACTGGGACGTTCCTCCTCCTGGCTTTGAACACATCACACCGCTGCAGTATAAAGCTATGCAAG CGGCCGGTCAGATTCCAACAATCGCTCTTCTGGCCACTTCTACCGCCACCGGCTTGTCTGCAGCTCCCACACAGGTTCCCATCGTTGGCAGTCAGATGACAAGACAGGCCCGACGGCTATATGTGGGAAATATTCCCTTTGGAGTGACGGAG gaGTCCATGGCTGAGTTCTTCAACGCTCAGATGAGACTAGCCGGACTCTCACAGGCTCCCAGTAACCCTGTGCTCGCTGTGCAGATCAACCAGGACAAAAACTTTGCTTTCCTGGAG TTTCGTTCTGTAGACGAGACGACGCAGGCGATGGCCTTCGACGGAATCATTTTTCAGGGTCAGTCGCTAAAGATCAGACGGCCTCACGACTACCGACCTTTACCTGGAATCTCAGAGCAGCCCGCCTTCCACGTCCCAG GAGTGGTCTCCACTGTCGTCCCGGATTCTCCTCACAAACTGTTCATCGGAGGTCTGCCCAACTATCTGAACGATGACCAG GTGTTTGTGTCCGACTGCTCTCTGCAGGTGAAGGAGCTCCTGATGTCGTTCGGGCCTCTCAAAGCGTTCAATCTGGTGAAGGACAGTGCTACGTCTCTGTCCAAAGGCTACGCCTTCTGTGAATACGTTGACGTCTGTGCCACAGATCAG GCGGTTGCTGGACTCAACGGGATGCAACTAGGAGACAAAAAGCTGATCGTCCAAAGAGCGAGTGTGGGGGCTAAAAACGCCAATCCT ACCTCCATCATAGAGACCCCAGTGACACTACAGGTCCCTGGCCTGCAGATGCTGCAGAACTCGGGCATGCCTACGGAGGTGTTGTGCCTCCTCAATATGGTGATGCCTGAGGAGCTGGTGGAGGATGAGGACTATGAGGAGATCCTGGAAGACATCAAAGAGGAGTGTTGCAAGTATGGCAGTGTCCGCTCCATTGAGATTCCTCGACCTGTCGACGGTGTGGAAGTCCCTGGCTGTGGGAAG ATCTTCGTTGAGTATGTTTCCGCTGCAGACTGTCAGAAAGCCATGCAGGCTCTCACCGGCCGAAAGTTTGCCAACAGAGTCGTGGTCACCAAATACTACGACCCCGACATGTATCACAGGCATGAGTTTTAA
- the LOC109992961 gene encoding dehydrogenase/reductase SDR family member 7C-B isoform X1, which yields MTCVQHTWRITHSAVLLLKELKSPKYFCVRGRLSCWRSSESELLTLQFLKGQKPRVQNTYKLLRHKISSRFKMVVEGEMESNVTEPESFWDILQEMDPVWTTTVLLVPCVVVLTAGFFYLYGVVMGLLSKTSVRNKVVVISDSLSGLGKECAGVFHRGGARLILCGKSWEKLEELADDLANASDPTLTFPPKLVLLDFGDMDSMQEAIQEILECYGCLDVLILNSSMKVKAPAQTVSLQMDKLLMDNNYFGPATLAKGVLPSMISRRTGHLLLVNSIQGKLAVPFRTTYAASKHAVQAFFDCLRAEVEEYGISVSTINHTFISTSASGNSETPSSKSILSFLYTKKPLGVSPEEAATEIMKTLTNKSKEVLIAPSLPKVALYTRSFFPNVFFAVMAAGVNHAAASENM from the exons ATGACATGTGTACAACATACATGGAGAATAACACACTCAGCTGTGCTGCTATTAAAAGAGCTCAAATCCCCCAAGTATTTCTGTGTCAGGGGGCGTCTGTCATGTTGGAGGAGCTCTGAGAGCGAGCTGCTGACGCTGCAGTTCCTCAAAGGACAGAAACCCAGAGTCCAGAACACCTACAAACTACTGAGACACA AGATTAGCTCTAGATTTAAAATGGTTGTAGAGGGTGAGATGGAGTCCAATGTTACGGAGCCGGAGAGCTTCTGG GACATCCTGCAGGAGATGGACCCGGTGTGGACCACCACAGTTCTGCTAGTACCATGTGTGGTGGTGCTCACAGCTGGATTTTTCTACCTGTACGGTGTGGTGATGGGCCTGCTGTCCAAAACATCAGTACGCAATAAGGTGGTGGTTATCTCTGATTCTCTGTCTGGGCTGGGAAAAG AATGTGCAGGCGTGTTTCACAGAGGGGGGGCTCGGCTGATCCTCTGTGGGAAAAGTTGGGAGAAACTTGAAGAACTTGCAGATGATTTGGCAAATGCCTCAGACCCGACTTTA ACGTTTCCTCCTAAACTGGTGCTGCTGGATTTTGGAGACATGGACAGCATGCAAGAGGCTATCCAGGAGATCCTTGAGTGTTACGGCTGCCTGGATGTCCTCATTCTCAACAGCAGCATGAAGGTTAAAGCCCCAGCTCAGACTGTGTCTCTGCAGATGGACAAATTGCTCATGGACAACAACTACTTTGGACCAGCCACGCTCGCTAAAG gtgtgctGCCGTCGATGATCTCCAGGAGAACTGGTCACCTGCTGCTGGTCAACAGCATCCAGGGGAAACTAGCTGTTCCATTTCGCACCACAT ATGCAGCCTCTAAACATGCAGTCCAGGCGTTCTTTGACTGCCTGAGAGCTGAGGTGGAGGAGTACGGCATCTCTGTGAGCACCATCAACCACACCTTCATCAGTACCTCGGCCTCTGGAAACAGTGAAACCCCTTCCTCTAAATCCATCTTGTCAT tccTGTACACTAAGAAACCTCTAGGTGTTTCTCCAGAAGAGGCAGCGACCGAGATCATGAAGACTCTGACTAACAAGAGCAAGGAGGTGCTGATTGCTCCCTCTCTCCCAAAGGTGGCACTCTACACCAGGTCCTTCTTTCCCAACGTCTTCTT
- the LOC109992959 gene encoding splicing factor U2AF 65 kDa subunit isoform X2 gives MSDFEEFEKQLSENRQERERERHKKRSRSGSPGRGDKHRSWSKERGSRSREKRSRSRERKSRDRRSSSRDHKKHSHSPRRTRKKRTCKYWDVPPPGFEHITPLQYKAMQAAGQIPTIALLATSTATGLSAAPTQVPIVGSQMTRQARRLYVGNIPFGVTEESMAEFFNAQMRLAGLSQAPSNPVLAVQINQDKNFAFLEFRSVDETTQAMAFDGIIFQGQSLKIRRPHDYRPLPGISEQPAFHVPGVVSTVVPDSPHKLFIGGLPNYLNDDQVKELLMSFGPLKAFNLVKDSATSLSKGYAFCEYVDVCATDQAVAGLNGMQLGDKKLIVQRASVGAKNANPTSIIETPVTLQVPGLQMLQNSGMPTEVLCLLNMVMPEELVEDEDYEEILEDIKEECCKYGSVRSIEIPRPVDGVEVPGCGKIFVEYVSAADCQKAMQALTGRKFANRVVVTKYYDPDMYHRHEF, from the exons ATGTCTGATTTTGAGGAGTTTGAGAAACAGCTGAGTGAAAACCGACAGG agagagaaagagaacgaCATAAAAAGAGGAGTCGCAGTGGATCTCCAGGCCGAGGAGACAAACATCGCAGCTGGAGCAAAGAGCGAGGGAGCCGCAGTCGAGAGAAGAGGAGCCGCAGCCGAGAACGCAAGAGCCGCGACCGCCGGAGCTCCTCCAGGGACCACAAGAAGCACAG CCACTCTCCCAGGAGAACAAGGAAGAAAAGAACGTGCAAATACTGGGACGTTCCTCCTCCTGGCTTTGAACACATCACACCGCTGCAGTATAAAGCTATGCAAG CGGCCGGTCAGATTCCAACAATCGCTCTTCTGGCCACTTCTACCGCCACCGGCTTGTCTGCAGCTCCCACACAGGTTCCCATCGTTGGCAGTCAGATGACAAGACAGGCCCGACGGCTATATGTGGGAAATATTCCCTTTGGAGTGACGGAG gaGTCCATGGCTGAGTTCTTCAACGCTCAGATGAGACTAGCCGGACTCTCACAGGCTCCCAGTAACCCTGTGCTCGCTGTGCAGATCAACCAGGACAAAAACTTTGCTTTCCTGGAG TTTCGTTCTGTAGACGAGACGACGCAGGCGATGGCCTTCGACGGAATCATTTTTCAGGGTCAGTCGCTAAAGATCAGACGGCCTCACGACTACCGACCTTTACCTGGAATCTCAGAGCAGCCCGCCTTCCACGTCCCAG GAGTGGTCTCCACTGTCGTCCCGGATTCTCCTCACAAACTGTTCATCGGAGGTCTGCCCAACTATCTGAACGATGACCAG GTGAAGGAGCTCCTGATGTCGTTCGGGCCTCTCAAAGCGTTCAATCTGGTGAAGGACAGTGCTACGTCTCTGTCCAAAGGCTACGCCTTCTGTGAATACGTTGACGTCTGTGCCACAGATCAG GCGGTTGCTGGACTCAACGGGATGCAACTAGGAGACAAAAAGCTGATCGTCCAAAGAGCGAGTGTGGGGGCTAAAAACGCCAATCCT ACCTCCATCATAGAGACCCCAGTGACACTACAGGTCCCTGGCCTGCAGATGCTGCAGAACTCGGGCATGCCTACGGAGGTGTTGTGCCTCCTCAATATGGTGATGCCTGAGGAGCTGGTGGAGGATGAGGACTATGAGGAGATCCTGGAAGACATCAAAGAGGAGTGTTGCAAGTATGGCAGTGTCCGCTCCATTGAGATTCCTCGACCTGTCGACGGTGTGGAAGTCCCTGGCTGTGGGAAG ATCTTCGTTGAGTATGTTTCCGCTGCAGACTGTCAGAAAGCCATGCAGGCTCTCACCGGCCGAAAGTTTGCCAACAGAGTCGTGGTCACCAAATACTACGACCCCGACATGTATCACAGGCATGAGTTTTAA